One segment of Clarias gariepinus isolate MV-2021 ecotype Netherlands chromosome 6, CGAR_prim_01v2, whole genome shotgun sequence DNA contains the following:
- the LOC128526826 gene encoding serine protease 27-like has translation MLRFQCVFFVLVLYLKGSFSQLNVCGQAPFNSRIVGGQNATAGAWPWQVSLQSPAYGGHFCGGSLINNKYILTAAHCVNSISMSGLTVYLGKQTLSGSNPNQIVRGVTKVVIHPQFNSATLNNDIALLLLNSSVPFNSYITPVCLAGQGSTFSAGTNCWITGWGNTASGVQLPAPGVLQEAMVPIVDKSLCDFQLGPGSITPYMICAGNLQGGKDTCQGDSGGPLVAKLGAAWIQAGITSWGEGCASKPGVYTLVSQYQSWISSIITQNQPGFVK, from the exons ATGCTGagatttcagtgtgtgttttttgttcttgtctTGTACTTGAAAG GTTCCTTTTCTCAACTCAATG TTTGTGGTCAGGCACCTTTTAACAGCCGTATTGTGGGTGGACAGAATGCCACAGCTGGGGCCTGGCCATGGCAGGTTAGTTTACAGAGCCCCGCTTACGGCGGTCATTTCTGTGGTGGATCCCTCATCAACAATAAGTATATTCTGACAGCAGCACATTGTGTTAACAG CATTTCCATGTCTGGcctgactgtgtatttggggAAACAGACACTGTCCGGCTCTAATCCCAATCAAATTGTAAGAGGTGTTACAAAAGTGGTCATTCACCCTCAATTCAACAGTGCGACCCTTAACAACGACATTGCACTTCTCCTTCTGAACTCCTCAGTACCCTTCAACAGCTACATCACTCCAGTGTGTCTGGCCGGGCAAGGCAGCACATTTTCAGCTGGCACCAACTGCTGGATCACAGGCTGGGGAAACACTGCAAGTGGAG TGCAACTGCCAGCTCCGGGTGTGCTTCAGGAGGCCATGGTGCCCATTGTCGACAAAAGTCTGTGTGATTTTCAACTGGGACCTGGATCTATTACCCCATACATGATCTGTGCTGGTAATCTACAAGGAGGCAAGGATACCTGCCAG GGCGATTCTGGAGGTCCCTTGGTGGCTAAGCTGGGTGCAGCCTGGATTCAGGCCGGTATCACCAGTTGGGGTGAGGGCTGTGCCAGCAAACCTGGTGTGTACACCCTGGTGTCCCAGTACCAGTCTTGGATATCTAGCATCATCACACAAAATCAACCTGGCTTTGTCAAGTAA